In Rhizobium sp. WSM4643, the following are encoded in one genomic region:
- a CDS encoding Gfo/Idh/MocA family protein, with protein MTKELGVGIIGCGNISTTYFSLAPLFKGLKVLACADINVQAAEARAEEYGVKAQTIDELLVNDEIDVIVNLTIPDAHFRVSKAILEAGKHVYSEKPLVLSLEEGEELRRIAKEKNLAVGCAPDTFLGGAHQLARKFIDDGGIGRVTSGACYVMSPGMEMWHPNPDFFFLAGGGPILDLGPYYIANLINLIGPVKRVGGMTSMASPTRTITSAPRNGEIIPVKTPTTIQALLEFVNGATVTLTASWDVWSHRHANMELYGTDGSLYVPDPNFFGGVVEASGRDKDIKPLDAWEHPFGKINQENPSGSRANYRTAGLADMAMSLIEGRDARCSLDRTLHGVDVMTSILKSGEEGRFIDLTTTCTQPAALGIEEAQALLK; from the coding sequence ATGACCAAGGAACTTGGCGTCGGCATCATCGGATGCGGCAACATCTCCACCACTTATTTCTCGCTGGCACCGCTCTTTAAGGGGTTGAAGGTGCTCGCCTGCGCCGATATCAACGTGCAGGCGGCCGAGGCGCGGGCCGAGGAATATGGCGTCAAAGCGCAGACGATCGACGAGCTTCTCGTTAATGACGAGATCGACGTCATCGTCAACCTGACGATCCCGGATGCGCATTTCCGGGTATCGAAGGCGATCCTCGAGGCCGGAAAACACGTCTATTCCGAAAAGCCGTTGGTGCTTTCGCTCGAAGAGGGCGAGGAGCTTCGTCGCATCGCCAAGGAAAAGAACCTCGCCGTCGGCTGCGCCCCCGACACATTCCTCGGCGGCGCCCATCAACTCGCCCGCAAGTTCATCGACGACGGCGGCATCGGCCGGGTGACCTCGGGCGCCTGTTACGTGATGAGCCCCGGCATGGAAATGTGGCATCCGAACCCGGATTTCTTCTTCCTGGCGGGCGGCGGCCCGATCCTCGATCTCGGCCCTTATTACATCGCCAATCTGATCAACCTGATCGGACCGGTGAAGCGGGTCGGCGGCATGACCTCGATGGCGTCGCCCACCCGCACGATCACCAGCGCGCCGCGCAATGGCGAGATCATCCCAGTCAAGACGCCGACGACGATCCAGGCGCTGCTCGAATTCGTCAACGGCGCCACGGTGACGCTGACGGCAAGCTGGGATGTGTGGTCGCACCGCCATGCCAATATGGAACTCTACGGCACCGACGGTTCGCTCTACGTTCCGGATCCGAACTTCTTCGGCGGCGTGGTCGAGGCAAGCGGCCGTGACAAGGACATCAAGCCGCTCGATGCCTGGGAGCATCCATTCGGCAAGATCAACCAGGAAAACCCGAGCGGATCGCGGGCCAACTACCGCACCGCCGGCTTGGCCGACATGGCGATGTCGTTGATCGAGGGCCGCGATGCGCGCTGCTCGCTCGACCGCACGCTGCACGGCGTCGACGTCATGACATCGATCCTGAAATCGGGCGAAGAGGGCCGTTTCATCGACCTGACCACGACCTGCACGCAGCCGGCCGCGCTTGGTATCGAAGAGGCGCAAGCGCTCTTGAAGTAA
- a CDS encoding sugar phosphate isomerase/epimerase family protein: protein MTKLSYQLYSARNFQPYSVIFEKLGKAGYAEVEGFGGIYADLDDAGLKSLRADLDKNGLVMATGHFSPDFLEKEVQKSLDIAKILGMDSIYAPHLAAEERPSDAAGWVAFGKRLQEISKPYKAAGYEFGWHNHDFEFFKLQDGSRPIEHIFEGAPDISWEADIAWVIRGGADPFAWIEKLGSRITAVHVKDIAPAGEATDESGWADVGHGKVEWARLMTALRATKAKHYVVEHDNPNDIDRNISRSIASFQTY from the coding sequence ATGACGAAACTCAGCTACCAGCTCTATAGCGCCCGCAACTTCCAGCCCTATTCTGTGATTTTCGAAAAGCTCGGCAAGGCTGGCTATGCCGAAGTCGAAGGCTTCGGCGGCATCTATGCCGATCTCGACGATGCCGGGCTGAAGAGCCTTCGCGCCGATCTCGACAAGAATGGCCTGGTCATGGCGACCGGCCATTTCAGCCCTGATTTTCTGGAGAAGGAAGTTCAGAAGTCGCTTGATATTGCCAAGATCCTCGGCATGGATTCGATCTATGCGCCACATCTGGCGGCCGAAGAACGCCCGTCCGACGCTGCCGGCTGGGTCGCGTTCGGCAAGCGCCTGCAGGAGATCAGCAAGCCTTATAAGGCTGCCGGCTACGAATTCGGCTGGCACAATCATGATTTCGAATTCTTCAAGCTGCAGGACGGCTCGCGGCCGATCGAGCACATCTTCGAAGGCGCGCCCGATATTTCCTGGGAAGCCGACATTGCCTGGGTCATCCGCGGCGGCGCCGACCCATTCGCCTGGATCGAGAAGCTTGGGTCCCGCATCACCGCCGTGCACGTCAAGGACATCGCGCCGGCTGGCGAGGCGACGGATGAGAGCGGCTGGGCCGATGTCGGTCACGGCAAGGTCGAGTGGGCCAGGCTGATGACGGCGTTGCGCGCCACCAAGGCCAAGCACTACGTCGTCGAACACGATAACCCGAATGACATCGATCGCAACATCAGCCGCTCGATCGCATCCTTCCAGACCTACTGA
- a CDS encoding beta-mannosidase: MTHRSTTPNIDLSGSWQLASVDGEIRTAIMLPGDVHTALHRAGLIPDPYFGRNEEKVQWVAEREWAVERSFTLPEVEGDWYLDIDYLDTVASVHVNGFLALEADNSFRRYRPDVSSMLKSGDNSIRIVFASNIAVGAARQKQQPFYIPYSTGNSPIPDGNMLRKPQCHFGWDWNIAIAPLGLYGTIALKKLETARIEHVVTRQTHNNDGTVDLKVTATLFSKGPDIAQVYFELDGERVRLDVGVNGETHVNHLFHIDNPRLWWPSGSGEQALYRLCVELPTDEVTKQIGLRTIELITTPDASGSRFAFKVNGREIFCRGANWIPADALFSLSSPEKTEDLLQSAKAANMNMIRVWGGGFYEQDHFYDLCDRLGLMVWQDFMFACNLYPSTEDFLDNVTIEVDYQVRRLSSHPSIALWCGDNELVGALTWFEESRKDRDRYLVSYDRLNRTIEQAVKKALPGALWWPSSPASGYLDFGDAWHADGSGDMHYWSVWHENKSFDNYRSVRPRFCSEFGFQSYTSLPVIRTYAEEKDMNVASPVMELHQKNAGGNERIAATMFRYFRFPKDFPNFVYLSQIQQGLAIKTAVEYWRSLKPHCMGTIYWQLNDTWPVASWSSLDYGGRWKAMHYLVKRFFQPVAVAAIPSDDGETIRLSLVNDTLADVSVDLAVSILTVKGERRHLKDVKAVCSPDAAVTATSIDVSDIPEGTLLAWHFTASNGTGGEGHYVNGTYKALELEPSGLTVTHEYVEENGSVDINVTASGLALFVMIETETDGKYSDNAFDLAAGESRRITFTPARPLDRGALPEFRFYDLYSCQSAD; encoded by the coding sequence GTGACGCATCGATCAACTACTCCCAACATCGATCTTTCCGGTTCGTGGCAGCTCGCCTCCGTCGACGGCGAGATCCGCACCGCGATCATGCTGCCGGGCGACGTGCACACGGCGCTGCACCGGGCAGGACTGATCCCCGATCCCTATTTCGGCCGCAACGAGGAAAAGGTGCAGTGGGTCGCGGAACGTGAATGGGCTGTCGAGCGCAGCTTCACGCTTCCTGAGGTCGAGGGCGACTGGTATCTCGATATCGACTATCTCGACACGGTCGCCAGCGTCCACGTCAACGGCTTCCTGGCGCTCGAAGCCGATAACAGCTTCCGCCGCTACCGGCCCGATGTCTCCAGCATGCTGAAATCAGGCGACAACAGCATCCGCATCGTCTTTGCCTCCAACATCGCCGTCGGCGCTGCGCGACAGAAACAGCAGCCCTTCTACATTCCCTACAGCACCGGTAATTCGCCAATCCCCGACGGCAACATGCTGCGCAAGCCGCAATGCCATTTCGGCTGGGACTGGAACATCGCCATTGCCCCGCTCGGCCTTTATGGGACGATCGCGCTGAAGAAGCTCGAAACCGCGCGCATCGAACATGTGGTCACCCGCCAGACCCACAATAACGACGGCACAGTCGATCTCAAAGTGACGGCGACGCTGTTTTCCAAGGGACCAGATATTGCCCAGGTCTATTTCGAGCTCGACGGCGAGCGCGTGCGCCTGGATGTCGGCGTCAATGGCGAGACCCATGTCAACCACCTCTTCCATATCGACAATCCACGCCTCTGGTGGCCCTCCGGCAGCGGCGAGCAGGCGCTCTACAGGCTTTGCGTCGAATTGCCGACGGATGAGGTGACCAAGCAGATCGGCCTTCGCACCATCGAACTGATCACCACGCCGGATGCGTCAGGCAGCCGCTTCGCCTTCAAGGTCAACGGCCGCGAGATTTTCTGCCGCGGCGCCAACTGGATCCCGGCCGACGCGCTGTTTTCGCTGTCTTCGCCTGAGAAGACCGAGGATCTGCTGCAATCGGCCAAAGCCGCCAATATGAACATGATCCGCGTCTGGGGCGGCGGCTTCTATGAGCAGGATCATTTCTACGATCTCTGCGACCGGCTGGGCCTCATGGTCTGGCAGGACTTCATGTTCGCCTGCAACCTCTACCCCTCGACCGAGGACTTCCTCGACAATGTAACGATCGAGGTCGATTACCAGGTGCGCCGGCTCTCCTCGCATCCGTCGATCGCGCTCTGGTGCGGGGACAACGAGCTGGTCGGGGCGCTGACCTGGTTCGAGGAATCGAGGAAGGACCGCGACCGCTATCTCGTCTCCTATGATCGGCTCAACCGCACGATTGAGCAGGCGGTGAAGAAGGCGCTGCCCGGCGCGCTCTGGTGGCCGTCGAGCCCGGCGTCCGGCTATCTCGATTTCGGCGATGCCTGGCATGCCGACGGTTCCGGCGACATGCATTACTGGTCGGTCTGGCACGAGAACAAGTCGTTCGACAATTACCGTTCGGTGCGTCCGCGCTTCTGCTCGGAATTCGGCTTCCAGTCCTATACCTCGCTGCCTGTGATCAGGACCTATGCCGAGGAGAAGGACATGAACGTCGCTTCCCCCGTCATGGAGCTTCACCAGAAGAATGCCGGCGGCAACGAGCGCATCGCCGCCACGATGTTCCGTTATTTCCGCTTCCCCAAGGATTTTCCGAACTTCGTCTATCTGTCCCAGATCCAGCAGGGGCTGGCGATCAAGACGGCGGTGGAATACTGGCGGTCGCTCAAACCCCATTGTATGGGTACGATCTACTGGCAGCTCAACGACACCTGGCCGGTGGCCTCCTGGTCGAGCCTCGATTACGGCGGCCGCTGGAAGGCGATGCACTACCTCGTCAAGCGCTTCTTCCAGCCGGTCGCGGTCGCTGCCATTCCTTCCGATGACGGAGAGACGATCCGCCTCTCGCTGGTCAATGACACGCTTGCCGATGTCAGCGTTGATCTTGCAGTCTCGATCCTGACGGTAAAGGGCGAACGCCGGCACCTGAAGGACGTGAAGGCTGTGTGTTCGCCGGATGCGGCCGTCACTGCCACGAGCATTGACGTCTCCGATATTCCCGAGGGAACGCTGCTTGCCTGGCACTTCACCGCGTCGAACGGTACGGGCGGCGAGGGGCATTACGTCAACGGCACATACAAGGCGCTGGAGCTGGAGCCCTCGGGCCTGACAGTTACCCACGAATATGTCGAGGAGAATGGTTCCGTCGACATCAACGTCACCGCTAGTGGACTTGCGCTTTTCGTGATGATCGAAACCGAGACCGACGGCAAATATTCCGACAACGCCTTCGATCTTGCGGCCGGCGAGAGCCGCCGCATCACCTTTACTCCGGCACGGCCGCTTGATCGTGGCGCACTTCCGGAGTTCCGGTTCTACGACCTGTATTCCTGCCAGTCGGCGGATTGA
- a CDS encoding ABC transporter ATP-binding protein, translating to MNMNASVSIKDLSLNFGAVSVLKDLNLDINDGEFLVLLGSSGCGKSTLLNCIAGLLDASEGQIFIKGKNVTWEEPKDRGIGMVFQSYALYPQMTVEKNLSFGLRVAKVPQAEIDKRVARASEILQIQPLLKRKPAELSGGQRQRVAIGRALVRDVDVFLFDEPLSNLDAKLRSELRVEIKRLHQSLKNTMIYVTHDQIEALTLADRIAIMKSGIIQQLDDPTTIYNRPRNLFVAGFIGSPSMNFLHGELVKSGGGIAFSANGVIFSLAAYDASEMLQPGRKVVLGVRPEHIKVNENTGGEEHDATVDIEEPMGADNLLWLKHAGHTMSVRVNGARRFNVGAKVKLSFDMTVASVFDAETEDRI from the coding sequence ATGAATATGAATGCAAGCGTCTCCATCAAGGATCTGTCCCTGAACTTCGGTGCGGTGAGCGTGCTGAAGGATCTCAACCTCGACATCAATGATGGCGAATTTCTCGTGCTGCTCGGCTCGTCCGGCTGCGGCAAGTCGACCTTGCTGAATTGCATCGCCGGCCTGCTCGATGCCTCGGAAGGGCAGATCTTCATCAAGGGCAAGAACGTTACCTGGGAAGAGCCTAAGGACCGCGGCATCGGCATGGTGTTCCAGTCCTATGCGCTCTATCCGCAGATGACCGTCGAGAAGAACCTGTCCTTCGGTCTTCGCGTTGCCAAGGTTCCTCAGGCAGAGATCGACAAGCGGGTGGCGCGTGCCTCCGAAATTCTGCAGATTCAGCCGCTGCTGAAGCGCAAGCCGGCCGAGCTTTCCGGCGGCCAGCGCCAGCGCGTGGCGATCGGCCGGGCACTGGTGCGCGATGTCGACGTCTTCCTGTTCGATGAGCCGCTGTCCAATCTCGACGCCAAACTCCGCTCGGAGCTGCGCGTCGAGATCAAGCGCCTGCACCAGTCGCTGAAGAACACGATGATCTACGTCACCCACGACCAGATCGAGGCGCTGACGCTCGCCGACCGCATCGCCATCATGAAGAGCGGCATCATTCAGCAGCTCGACGATCCGACGACGATCTACAACAGGCCGCGCAATCTGTTCGTCGCCGGTTTCATCGGCTCGCCGTCGATGAATTTCCTGCACGGCGAGCTGGTCAAATCAGGCGGCGGCATTGCCTTTTCAGCCAACGGCGTCATTTTCTCGCTCGCTGCCTACGACGCCAGCGAGATGCTGCAGCCCGGCCGCAAAGTGGTGCTCGGCGTTCGTCCAGAACACATCAAGGTCAACGAGAATACCGGCGGCGAAGAACATGACGCCACCGTCGATATCGAGGAGCCGATGGGCGCGGACAATCTGCTGTGGCTGAAACACGCCGGTCACACGATGTCGGTACGTGTCAACGGCGCACGCCGCTTCAACGTCGGAGCCAAGGTGAAGCTCAGCTTCGACATGACGGTCGCCTCGGTCTTCGACGCCGAAACGGAGGACAGGATTTAA
- a CDS encoding carbohydrate ABC transporter permease, with translation MADIETLNTVVAGMDAVAPKLGEGPSGPRPRPALSARNIMLYGTLIVAALYYLLPLYVMVVTSLKGMPEIRLGNIFSPPVEITFEPWVKAWAQACTGLNCDGLSRGFWNSVRITVPSVVISIGIASVNGYALANWRFRGSELFFSILIIGAFIPYQVMIYPIVIILREIGIYGTLTGLVIVHSIFGMPILTLLFRNYFVSLPEELFKAARVDGAGFWQIFLRIMLPMSLPIFVVAMILQVTGIWNDFLFGVVFTRPDTYPMTVQLNNIVNSVQGVKEYNVNMAATILTGLVPLIVYFVSGRLFVRGIAAGAVKG, from the coding sequence GTGGCTGATATAGAAACGCTCAACACGGTTGTTGCCGGGATGGACGCCGTTGCACCAAAACTCGGCGAAGGCCCCAGCGGCCCCCGGCCACGCCCGGCGCTGTCGGCGCGCAACATCATGCTCTACGGTACGCTGATCGTTGCAGCGCTTTACTACCTGCTGCCGCTCTATGTGATGGTGGTGACTTCGCTGAAGGGCATGCCGGAAATCCGGCTCGGCAACATCTTTTCGCCGCCGGTGGAGATCACCTTCGAACCCTGGGTGAAAGCCTGGGCGCAGGCCTGCACCGGCCTCAACTGCGATGGTTTGTCGCGCGGTTTCTGGAATTCGGTGCGCATCACGGTGCCGTCGGTCGTCATCTCTATCGGGATCGCCTCGGTGAACGGCTACGCGCTGGCAAATTGGCGCTTCAGAGGCTCTGAGCTTTTCTTCTCGATCCTCATTATCGGGGCATTTATTCCCTATCAGGTGATGATCTATCCGATCGTCATCATCCTGCGCGAAATCGGCATCTACGGCACACTGACCGGCCTCGTCATCGTGCATTCGATCTTCGGTATGCCGATCCTGACGCTGCTCTTCCGCAATTATTTCGTGTCGCTGCCGGAGGAATTGTTCAAGGCGGCGCGTGTCGACGGGGCGGGCTTCTGGCAGATCTTCCTGCGGATCATGCTGCCGATGTCGCTGCCGATCTTCGTCGTTGCGATGATCCTGCAGGTGACCGGCATCTGGAACGACTTCCTGTTCGGCGTGGTCTTCACCCGGCCGGATACCTATCCGATGACCGTGCAGCTCAACAATATCGTCAATTCCGTCCAGGGCGTGAAGGAATACAACGTCAACATGGCGGCAACGATCCTGACGGGTCTCGTGCCGCTCATCGTCTACTTCGTGTCGGGACGGCTGTTCGTCCGCGGCATCGCCGCCGGCGCAGTGAAGGGTTGA
- a CDS encoding carbohydrate ABC transporter permease, which produces MTGQARAGRPNKLLRNLNAKIASIPMILTALVIFVGGTFWTVFYSFTNSKLLPRLSFVGFDQYQRLWAAPRWVTAIENLAVYGILSLIFSLVIGFMLAALMDQKIRFENTFRTIFLYPFALSFIVTGLVWQWVLNPDFGIQAVVRSIGWTSFTFNPLYTPEIVIYGILIAALWQGTGLVMCLMLAGLRGIDEDIWKAARVDGIPMWRTYLFIVIPMMRPVFITTIVIIASGIVKVYDLVVAQTSGGPGISSEVPAKYVYDYMFQAQNLGQGFAASTMMLVTVAIIIVPWAYLEFGGGRKRG; this is translated from the coding sequence ATGACGGGTCAAGCGCGAGCAGGCCGGCCAAACAAGTTGCTGCGCAATCTGAATGCCAAGATTGCGTCTATCCCGATGATCCTGACAGCGCTGGTGATCTTTGTCGGCGGCACGTTTTGGACGGTCTTTTATTCTTTCACCAATTCCAAGCTCCTTCCGCGGTTGAGCTTTGTCGGCTTCGATCAGTACCAGCGCCTCTGGGCGGCACCCCGCTGGGTGACGGCGATCGAGAATCTGGCTGTCTACGGCATCCTCTCGCTGATCTTCAGCCTGGTCATCGGTTTCATGCTCGCCGCGCTGATGGACCAGAAAATCCGCTTCGAAAACACCTTCCGCACCATCTTTCTCTATCCCTTCGCGCTGTCCTTCATCGTGACGGGCCTCGTCTGGCAATGGGTTCTGAACCCCGATTTCGGCATTCAGGCGGTGGTCCGCTCGATCGGGTGGACGAGTTTCACCTTCAATCCGCTCTATACGCCTGAAATCGTCATCTACGGCATTCTGATCGCGGCGCTGTGGCAGGGAACGGGTCTCGTCATGTGCCTGATGCTTGCCGGCTTGCGTGGGATCGACGAGGACATCTGGAAAGCGGCGCGCGTGGACGGCATTCCGATGTGGAGGACCTATCTCTTCATCGTGATCCCGATGATGCGGCCGGTCTTTATCACGACGATCGTGATCATCGCCTCCGGCATCGTCAAGGTCTACGACCTCGTGGTCGCGCAGACATCGGGCGGACCGGGCATCTCTTCGGAGGTGCCGGCGAAATATGTCTACGACTACATGTTCCAGGCGCAGAACCTGGGGCAGGGCTTTGCCGCCTCGACCATGATGCTCGTCACTGTCGCGATCATCATCGTTCCATGGGCTTATCTGGAATTCGGCGGAGGGCGCAAACGTGGCTGA
- a CDS encoding ABC transporter substrate-binding protein, with protein MKIRILAAVLAASVALPFGAANATDLEVTHWWTSGGESAAVAELAKAFDATGNHWVDGAIAGSGGTARPIMISRITGGDPMGATQFNHGRQAEELVQAGLMRDLTDVATAEHWKDIIRPSSLLDSCTIDGKIYCAPVNIHSWQWLWLSNAAFKKAGVEVPKNWDEFVAAAPALEKAGIIPLAVGGQPWQATGAFDVLMVAVAGKDTFNKVFKDKDAKVAAGPEIAKVFKAADDARRMAKGSNVQDWNQATNLVITGKAGGQIMGDWAQGEFALAGQKAGTDYTCLPGLGVNEIISTGGDAFYFPLLKDEEKSKAQAVLAKTLLDPKTQVAFNLKKGSLPVRGDVDLAAANDCMKKGLDILAKGNVIQGTDQLLSADSQKQKEDLFSEFFANPSMTPEDAQKRFAGIIASAD; from the coding sequence ATGAAAATCCGTATATTGGCGGCCGTGCTTGCCGCCTCGGTCGCGCTTCCGTTCGGCGCCGCCAACGCCACCGATCTCGAAGTCACGCACTGGTGGACTTCGGGCGGTGAATCCGCTGCCGTCGCCGAGCTGGCAAAGGCATTCGACGCCACCGGCAACCACTGGGTCGACGGTGCTATCGCCGGTTCCGGCGGCACTGCCCGTCCGATCATGATCAGCCGCATCACAGGCGGCGATCCGATGGGCGCCACTCAGTTCAACCATGGCCGCCAGGCCGAGGAACTCGTTCAGGCCGGCCTGATGCGCGACCTGACCGATGTGGCGACCGCCGAGCACTGGAAGGATATCATTCGTCCGTCGAGCCTGCTCGATTCCTGCACCATCGACGGCAAGATCTACTGCGCTCCCGTCAACATCCACTCCTGGCAGTGGCTGTGGCTTTCGAACGCCGCCTTCAAGAAGGCCGGCGTCGAAGTTCCGAAGAACTGGGATGAGTTCGTCGCTGCGGCTCCGGCTCTCGAAAAGGCCGGCATCATTCCGCTCGCCGTCGGCGGTCAGCCGTGGCAGGCGACAGGCGCCTTCGACGTGCTGATGGTTGCGGTCGCCGGCAAGGACACCTTCAACAAGGTCTTCAAGGACAAGGATGCGAAAGTTGCCGCCGGTCCCGAAATCGCCAAGGTGTTCAAGGCGGCCGACGACGCTCGGCGCATGGCCAAAGGCAGCAACGTCCAGGATTGGAACCAGGCCACCAACCTTGTCATCACAGGCAAGGCCGGCGGCCAGATCATGGGCGACTGGGCGCAGGGTGAGTTCGCGCTCGCCGGTCAGAAAGCCGGTACCGACTATACCTGCCTGCCGGGCCTCGGCGTGAACGAGATCATCTCGACTGGCGGCGACGCCTTCTACTTCCCGCTGCTGAAGGACGAAGAAAAGTCCAAGGCGCAGGCCGTGCTTGCCAAGACCCTGCTCGATCCGAAGACCCAGGTTGCCTTTAACCTGAAAAAGGGTTCGCTGCCGGTTCGCGGCGACGTCGATCTCGCTGCCGCCAACGACTGCATGAAGAAGGGTCTCGACATCCTGGCCAAGGGCAACGTGATCCAAGGCACCGACCAACTGCTTTCGGCCGACAGCCAGAAGCAGAAGGAAGACCTTTTCTCCGAATTCTTCGCCAATCCGTCGATGACGCCGGAAGACGCCCAGAAGCGTTTCGCCGGGATCATCGCTTCTGCTGACTGA
- a CDS encoding LacI family transcriptional regulator encodes MENKGNFGNAASTPAARERPTLKTIAFMTGLGVTTVSRALKDAPDIGAETKERVRMVARQLGYQPNRAGVRLRTGKTNVIALVLSIDEEIMGFSSQMVFGISEVLSGTPYHIVITPHSHSKDPMLPVRYILDTGSADGVIISRIEPDDPRVRLLTERGMPFATHGRTDAGLTHPFHDFDNEAFAHQAVEKLVKRGRRRIALLQPPSKLTYYAHIRIGFQTGLHDYGAEEVPLRVNTDAPLADIRDIVEVMMRSANAPDGIVCSAGSAAIAVNAGIEAAGKALGRDLDMVSKQSVPILNWIRPEIITAQEDVRQAGREMAKAVIARIDGVEPELLQSVSQPTWPESGR; translated from the coding sequence ATGGAAAACAAGGGAAATTTTGGGAACGCGGCATCGACGCCGGCAGCGCGCGAGCGCCCGACGTTGAAGACGATCGCCTTCATGACCGGCCTTGGCGTGACGACGGTATCGCGCGCGCTGAAGGATGCGCCGGATATTGGGGCGGAAACCAAGGAGCGAGTGCGCATGGTCGCCCGCCAGCTCGGCTACCAGCCGAACAGGGCAGGTGTGCGCCTGCGCACCGGCAAGACCAACGTCATCGCCCTCGTTCTCAGCATCGACGAGGAGATCATGGGCTTCTCGAGCCAGATGGTCTTCGGCATCTCCGAGGTGCTATCCGGCACGCCCTATCATATCGTCATCACGCCGCATTCCCACAGCAAGGACCCGATGCTGCCGGTGCGCTATATCCTCGATACAGGCTCGGCCGACGGCGTCATCATCTCGCGTATCGAGCCGGACGATCCGCGCGTGCGGCTGCTGACGGAGCGCGGCATGCCCTTTGCCACGCATGGGCGCACCGATGCGGGCTTGACGCACCCCTTCCACGATTTCGACAACGAGGCCTTCGCCCACCAGGCGGTGGAAAAGCTCGTCAAGCGCGGCCGGCGCCGCATCGCCCTGCTGCAGCCGCCGAGCAAGCTCACCTACTACGCCCATATCCGCATCGGCTTCCAGACCGGCCTGCATGATTACGGCGCCGAGGAAGTGCCGCTGCGCGTCAACACCGACGCACCGCTCGCCGACATCCGCGACATCGTCGAGGTGATGATGCGCTCGGCCAATGCCCCCGACGGCATCGTCTGTTCGGCTGGTAGTGCTGCAATCGCCGTCAATGCCGGCATCGAGGCCGCGGGCAAGGCGCTCGGCCGCGATCTCGACATGGTTTCCAAGCAATCGGTGCCGATCCTGAACTGGATCCGCCCCGAGATCATCACCGCGCAGGAAGACGTGCGCCAAGCCGGCCGCGAAATGGCCAAAGCCGTCATCGCCCGCATCGACGGCGTCGAACCGGAACTGCTGCAGAGCGTAAGCCAGCCGACCTGGCCGGAGAGCGGCAGGTAG